A section of the Streptomyces sp. Je 1-369 genome encodes:
- a CDS encoding energy-coupling factor ABC transporter ATP-binding protein, giving the protein MDVVTAVPAVPAVSAVTAGTAPSLEVSGLAFAYPDGHQALFGVDFTVGRGERVALLGPNGAGKTTLVLHLNGILTGGAGTVTVAGLPVGKKHMAEIRRRVGIVFQDPDDQLFMPTVREDVAFGPAAAGLRGPELEARVHKALGQVGMAEFADRPPHHLSFGQRRRVAVATVLAMEPEILVLDEPSSNLDPASRRELADILRSLDVTVLMVTHDLPYALELCPRALILSDGVIAADGPTGELLSDGDLMGAHRLELPFGFDPKTVRVTG; this is encoded by the coding sequence ATGGACGTTGTGACTGCTGTGCCTGCCGTGCCTGCTGTATCTGCTGTGACCGCTGGGACCGCCCCCTCCCTTGAGGTCTCGGGCCTTGCCTTCGCCTATCCGGACGGGCACCAGGCCCTCTTCGGCGTCGACTTCACCGTCGGGCGCGGCGAGCGCGTCGCCCTGCTCGGGCCGAACGGCGCGGGCAAGACGACGCTGGTCCTGCACCTCAACGGCATCCTGACCGGCGGCGCGGGCACGGTCACCGTGGCCGGGCTGCCCGTCGGCAAGAAGCACATGGCGGAGATCAGGCGCCGGGTCGGCATCGTCTTCCAGGACCCGGACGACCAGCTGTTCATGCCGACCGTGCGCGAGGACGTCGCGTTCGGTCCCGCGGCGGCCGGGCTGCGGGGGCCGGAGCTGGAGGCGCGGGTGCACAAGGCGCTCGGGCAGGTCGGCATGGCGGAGTTCGCGGACCGCCCGCCCCACCACCTCTCCTTCGGGCAGCGGCGCAGGGTGGCGGTGGCGACGGTGCTCGCGATGGAGCCGGAGATCCTCGTCCTGGACGAGCCGTCCTCCAACCTCGACCCGGCCTCGCGCCGCGAGCTCGCCGACATCCTGCGTTCGCTCGACGTGACGGTCCTGATGGTCACGCACGACCTGCCGTACGCCCTGGAGCTCTGCCCCCGCGCCCTGATCCTCAGCGACGGCGTCATCGCGGCGGACGGCCCGACGGGCGAGCTGCTCTCCGACGGGGACCTGATGGGCGCCCACCGCCTGGAACTGCCTTTTGGCTTCGATCCGAAGACGGTACGGGTGACGGGCTAG
- the cbiQ gene encoding cobalt ECF transporter T component CbiQ, whose translation MGAGHAHRLYRQGRSPVHALPPHTKLAAVLCFVIVVVSTPREAMWAFGLYAVLLSVVAYAARVPAGFVLKRLLIEVPFVAFAVLLPFVAQGERVDVLGLSLSVNGLWGAWNVLAKGTLGVAASVLLAATTELRELLLGLQRLKLPPLLVQIASFMIRYGDVITDEMRRMKIARESRGFAARGVRQWGVLAKSAGALFIRSYERGERVHLAMVSRGYAGSMPVIDDITASRAQWTYALTLPLTALVVCLLGWTL comes from the coding sequence GTGGGCGCGGGCCATGCCCACCGGCTCTACCGGCAGGGCCGCTCACCGGTGCACGCGCTGCCCCCGCACACCAAGCTCGCGGCGGTCCTCTGCTTCGTGATCGTCGTGGTCTCCACGCCGCGCGAGGCGATGTGGGCGTTCGGCCTGTACGCGGTGCTGCTCAGCGTGGTCGCGTACGCCGCCCGCGTCCCCGCCGGGTTCGTGCTGAAACGGCTCCTCATCGAGGTCCCGTTCGTGGCGTTCGCCGTGCTGCTGCCGTTCGTCGCCCAGGGTGAGCGCGTCGACGTCCTCGGACTCTCCCTGAGCGTCAACGGACTCTGGGGCGCCTGGAACGTCCTGGCCAAGGGAACGCTGGGCGTCGCCGCGTCGGTGCTGCTCGCCGCCACGACGGAGCTGCGCGAGCTCCTGCTCGGACTCCAACGGCTCAAGCTGCCGCCGCTGCTCGTCCAGATCGCCTCGTTCATGATCCGGTACGGCGACGTGATCACCGACGAGATGCGCCGCATGAAGATCGCCCGGGAGTCGCGCGGCTTCGCGGCGCGGGGCGTACGGCAGTGGGGCGTCCTCGCCAAGTCGGCGGGCGCGCTCTTCATCCGCTCGTACGAGAGGGGGGAGCGGGTGCATCTGGCCATGGTCAGCCGTGGCTATGCCGGGTCGATGCCGGTCATCGACGACATCACGGCCTCCCGCGCCCAGTGGACGTACGCGCTGACCCTGCCCCTGACCGCTCTCGTCGTATGCCTGTTGGGATGGACGTTGTGA
- a CDS encoding energy-coupling factor ABC transporter permease yields MHVPDGFINVPVSAAAGVVAAGAVAVSLKGARRELDERTAPLAGLVAAFIFAVQMLNFPVAAGTSGHLLGGALAAILVGPFTGVLCVSVVLLMQGVLFADGGLTALGVNISDMAIVTTVVAYLVFRGLVKVLPRGRRSITVASFVAALLSVPAAAVAFTFIYALGGTTDVSIGKVATAMVGVHVLIGIGEAAITALTVGAVIAVRPDLVYGARGLTQRLKLRVAGELVDAPAAEPAPVAARSPRSTRPVWIAGIVASLVLAGFVSFYASADPDGLEKVAHDKGIDKKAEEHATADSPLADYGVKDITDTRLSGGLAGVIGVGVTVVAGSAVFWGLRRRRTSDTSPAAVPESEQV; encoded by the coding sequence ATGCATGTCCCCGACGGGTTCATCAACGTCCCGGTCTCGGCGGCCGCCGGGGTCGTCGCGGCAGGCGCCGTCGCCGTCAGCCTCAAGGGCGCCCGGCGCGAGCTGGACGAGCGCACCGCGCCGCTCGCCGGTCTCGTCGCGGCCTTCATCTTCGCCGTGCAGATGCTGAACTTCCCCGTCGCGGCGGGCACCAGCGGGCACCTGCTCGGCGGCGCGCTCGCGGCGATCCTCGTCGGGCCCTTCACCGGGGTCCTCTGCGTCTCCGTCGTCCTGCTCATGCAGGGCGTGCTGTTCGCGGACGGCGGCCTGACCGCGCTCGGCGTGAACATCTCCGACATGGCGATCGTCACGACCGTCGTCGCCTACCTCGTCTTCCGCGGCCTGGTGAAGGTGCTGCCCCGCGGCCGCCGCTCCATCACGGTCGCCTCCTTCGTCGCCGCCCTCCTCTCCGTGCCCGCCGCCGCGGTCGCCTTCACCTTCATCTACGCCCTCGGCGGCACGACCGACGTCTCCATCGGCAAGGTCGCCACCGCGATGGTCGGCGTCCACGTCCTCATCGGCATCGGCGAGGCCGCCATCACCGCGCTGACGGTCGGCGCGGTGATCGCCGTGCGGCCGGACCTGGTGTACGGGGCGCGGGGCCTGACCCAGCGGCTCAAGCTGCGCGTCGCCGGGGAACTGGTGGACGCGCCGGCCGCCGAGCCCGCGCCCGTCGCCGCCCGCTCGCCCCGGTCCACCCGCCCGGTCTGGATCGCGGGCATCGTCGCCTCCCTCGTCCTCGCGGGCTTCGTCAGCTTCTACGCGTCGGCCGACCCCGACGGTCTGGAGAAGGTCGCCCACGACAAGGGCATCGACAAGAAGGCCGAGGAGCACGCCACCGCGGACTCCCCGCTCGCCGACTACGGCGTCAAGGACATCACCGACACCCGCCTCTCCGGCGGCCTCGCGGGCGTGATCGGCGTGGGCGTCACGGTCGTCGCGGGCTCGGCGGTCTTCTGGGGTCTGCGCCGCCGCCGTACGAGTGACACCTCACCGGCCGCCGTACCGGAATCGGAGCAGGTCTGA
- a CDS encoding SsgA family sporulation/cell division regulator produces the protein MSAVEQYARAHLVTDSSEGHRAVPVILHYDAEADPHAVRIGLPGSPHRVFSRQLLERGLRAPATSGNVHVWPCGRVQTVVEFHEADGVTVVQFDASALIRFLRRTHTAATPVTH, from the coding sequence ATGTCCGCAGTCGAGCAGTACGCACGCGCCCACCTCGTCACGGACTCCTCCGAGGGCCACCGCGCCGTCCCCGTCATCCTCCACTACGACGCGGAGGCCGACCCGCACGCGGTGCGGATCGGCCTCCCCGGCTCACCTCACCGGGTCTTCTCCCGGCAGCTCCTGGAACGGGGCCTCCGGGCACCCGCCACCTCGGGCAACGTCCACGTATGGCCGTGCGGGCGGGTCCAGACGGTCGTGGAGTTCCACGAGGCGGACGGGGTGACGGTCGTGCAGTTCGACGCGTCCGCGCTGATCCGCTTCCTGCGCCGCACCCACACGGCCGCCACCCCGGTCACCCACTGA
- a CDS encoding MMPL family transporter: MATFLYKLGKLAFRRRHFAALIWVALLTLAGVGAASAPTAASSSFSIPGTEAQKAFDLLEKRAPEASADGASARVVFKAPDGEKVTDKANKAEIEKTVAAVKAGSDQVARADSPFATKTVSKDGSTAYASVSYKVTSMELTDDDRDALEKTTDDARDSGLTVEVGGDALQAMPETGSTEIIGIAVAAVVLVITFGSLIAAGLPLITALIGVGIGVSSITALANALDLGTTTSTLAMMIGLAVGIDYALFIVSRYRGELADGRDREEAAGRAVGTAGSAVVFAGLTVVIALVGLAVVNIPMLTKMGFAAAGTVVIAVLIALTLIPALLGYAGRRVLPAGEKSKLFGGGRKAADADGSAGEPKQNMGTRWARFVVRRPIAVLLVGIVGLGAAAIPVSQLELGLPDDGAQPTSTTQRKAYDLVSEGFGPGFNGPLMIVGDLKGADDPKAAAGEITKTISKLDDVLTVAPPMLNKDKDTAIISVVPSSKPSGIETEDLVHSIRDTGTQIKSDSGAEIMVTGTTAMNIDVSQKLNDALLPYLALVVGLAFLLLIIVFRSILVPLKAALGFLLSVLAALGAVVAVFQWGWLGSLFGVEQTGPIMSMMPIFMVGVVFGLAMDYEVFLVTRMREAYVHGERPGQAIVTGFRHGARVVSAAAVIMIAVFAGFIGSSEQMVKMIGFGLAIAVFFDAFVVRMALVPAVLALLGRKAWWLPKWLDRALPNVDVEGEGLRTAAERDADGAAEREPVRV, from the coding sequence GTGGCCACTTTCCTCTACAAACTCGGCAAACTCGCCTTCAGGCGACGCCATTTCGCCGCCCTCATATGGGTGGCGCTCCTGACGCTCGCCGGGGTCGGCGCCGCGTCCGCACCCACCGCCGCGTCCAGCAGTTTCTCCATACCCGGCACGGAGGCCCAGAAGGCCTTCGACCTCCTGGAGAAGCGGGCCCCCGAAGCCAGCGCCGACGGGGCGAGCGCCCGCGTCGTCTTCAAGGCGCCGGACGGCGAGAAGGTCACCGACAAGGCCAACAAGGCCGAGATCGAGAAGACCGTCGCCGCCGTCAAGGCGGGCTCGGACCAGGTGGCCCGCGCGGACAGCCCCTTCGCGACCAAGACGGTCAGCAAGGACGGCTCCACGGCGTACGCCTCCGTCTCGTACAAGGTCACCTCGATGGAGCTGACCGACGACGACCGTGACGCGCTGGAGAAGACCACCGACGACGCGCGCGATTCGGGGCTCACGGTCGAGGTCGGCGGCGACGCGCTGCAGGCCATGCCCGAGACCGGCTCCACCGAGATCATCGGCATCGCGGTCGCGGCGGTCGTCCTCGTCATCACCTTCGGCTCGCTCATCGCGGCCGGACTGCCGCTGATCACCGCGCTGATCGGCGTGGGCATCGGCGTCTCCTCGATCACCGCGCTGGCCAACGCGCTCGACCTCGGCACCACCACGTCGACGCTCGCCATGATGATCGGCCTCGCGGTCGGCATCGACTACGCCCTCTTCATCGTCTCGCGCTACCGCGGCGAACTCGCCGACGGCCGCGACCGCGAGGAGGCGGCGGGACGGGCCGTCGGCACCGCGGGCTCCGCGGTCGTCTTCGCCGGACTCACCGTGGTCATCGCCCTGGTCGGCCTCGCCGTCGTCAACATCCCGATGCTCACGAAGATGGGCTTCGCCGCGGCCGGCACGGTCGTCATCGCCGTCCTCATCGCGCTCACCCTCATCCCGGCGCTGCTCGGGTACGCGGGCAGGCGGGTGCTGCCCGCGGGCGAGAAGAGCAAGCTGTTCGGAGGCGGCAGGAAGGCCGCCGACGCCGACGGGTCGGCCGGCGAGCCGAAGCAGAACATGGGTACCCGCTGGGCCCGCTTCGTGGTCCGCCGTCCCATCGCCGTGCTGCTCGTCGGCATCGTGGGCCTCGGCGCCGCGGCCATCCCGGTCTCGCAGCTCGAACTCGGCCTGCCGGACGACGGCGCGCAGCCGACGTCCACGACCCAGCGCAAGGCGTACGACCTGGTCTCGGAGGGCTTCGGGCCCGGCTTCAACGGCCCGCTGATGATCGTCGGTGACCTCAAGGGCGCCGACGACCCGAAGGCCGCGGCCGGTGAGATCACCAAGACGATCTCCAAGCTCGACGACGTCCTGACCGTCGCCCCGCCGATGCTCAACAAGGACAAGGACACGGCGATCATCAGCGTCGTCCCGTCCTCCAAGCCCAGCGGCATCGAGACCGAGGACCTGGTCCACTCGATCCGCGACACCGGCACGCAGATCAAGTCCGACTCGGGCGCCGAGATCATGGTCACCGGCACGACGGCCATGAACATCGACGTCTCGCAGAAGCTCAACGACGCCCTGTTGCCCTACCTGGCACTGGTCGTGGGCCTCGCGTTCCTGCTCCTGATCATCGTCTTCCGCTCGATCCTGGTCCCGCTCAAGGCAGCCCTCGGCTTCCTGCTCTCGGTCCTCGCGGCCCTCGGCGCGGTCGTCGCGGTCTTCCAGTGGGGCTGGCTCGGCTCGCTCTTCGGCGTCGAGCAGACCGGCCCGATCATGTCGATGATGCCGATCTTCATGGTGGGCGTCGTCTTCGGCCTCGCGATGGACTACGAGGTCTTCCTCGTGACCCGCATGCGGGAGGCGTACGTCCATGGGGAGCGGCCGGGACAGGCGATCGTGACCGGCTTCCGGCACGGGGCCCGGGTGGTCTCGGCGGCGGCCGTCATCATGATCGCGGTCTTCGCCGGGTTCATCGGCTCGTCCGAGCAGATGGTGAAGATGATCGGCTTCGGCCTGGCCATCGCGGTCTTCTTCGACGCCTTCGTGGTCCGCATGGCGCTGGTGCCCGCGGTCCTCGCGCTGCTCGGCAGGAAGGCGTGGTGGCTGCCGAAGTGGCTGGACCGCGCGCTGCCGAACGTCGACGTCGAGGGAGAGGGCCTGCGTACGGCGGCGGAGAGGGACGCGGACGGTGCCGCCGAGAGGGAGCCGGTGCGCGTTTGA
- a CDS encoding TetR/AcrR family transcriptional regulator produces the protein MAETATAATTRRTRITPEREAELYEAVLDLLREVGYDALTMDAVAARTRSSKATLYRQWGSKPELIAKALRHNKPASLADIDTGSLRGDLYEMVSRSDDCQMERDAALMRGLFHAVHDNPELHQALRNLLIEPELTGLNDLLRRAVERGEVAADNPALEYVVHMMVGGFAARDLIEDRPVDRAFLASYIDAVILPALGI, from the coding sequence GTGGCCGAGACGGCGACAGCGGCAACGACACGACGCACCAGGATTACGCCCGAGCGCGAGGCCGAGCTGTACGAGGCCGTGCTCGACCTGCTCCGCGAGGTCGGTTACGACGCCCTCACCATGGACGCCGTCGCCGCCCGCACCCGCTCCAGCAAGGCGACCCTCTACCGCCAGTGGGGGAGCAAGCCGGAGCTGATCGCCAAGGCGCTGCGGCACAACAAGCCGGCGTCCCTCGCGGACATCGACACCGGCTCGCTGCGCGGCGACCTGTACGAGATGGTGTCCCGCTCGGACGACTGCCAGATGGAGAGGGACGCCGCGCTGATGCGGGGTCTGTTCCATGCCGTCCACGACAACCCCGAACTCCACCAGGCGCTGCGGAACCTGCTCATCGAGCCGGAGCTCACCGGCCTGAACGACCTGCTGCGCAGGGCCGTGGAGCGCGGCGAGGTCGCCGCGGACAACCCGGCGCTGGAGTACGTCGTCCACATGATGGTCGGCGGATTCGCCGCCCGGGACCTCATCGAGGACCGCCCGGTCGACCGCGCGTTCCTCGCCTCGTACATCGATGCCGTGATCCTCCCCGCCCTCGGTATCTGA
- a CDS encoding S41 family peptidase, which translates to MTDERDDLQDDHAYLRFPHLSGDRLCFAAEDDLWMAPLTPEGSPADRAWRLTVDRTKVSHPRFSPDGRHIAYTTWRSLDPEIHLARVDGGPARRLTYWGSTDTRVCGWSPDGDILAVSSHGQPFSYFCWAYSVPTDGSPGGKLPWGPVWDIAITDSLADGDGDRKTLLLTGKPPHEPAAWKRYRGGATGRLWVHGEQILADLDGHLDSPMFVAGRIAFLSDHEGVGNLYSCLPDGSDLRRHTDHDTFYARHASSDGTRVVYQCAGDIWLVDGLAADSAPRRLDVRLGGPRAGRRIYQVPAAQHVDALSVDTTGRASAVVVRGSLYWLTHRDGPARTITDTPGVRVRLPEMLGKGGQVAYVTDADGEDAVEIAYLPRASGARAPRRLASGQLGRVQELVADRDGERLAIASNDGRLLLIDVTEESDGEVTELIRSINGPVRDLAFSPDGCWLTWSHPGIGRSLRQIKLARIAGPGMRAIADVTNGRFEDENPVFTRDGRYLAFLSWRGFDPVYDVHTGDLSFPLGCRPYLVPLSSATPSPFALLPDGRPAAGGLDPAEGSGGDGTTMVEIEGLESRVTPFPVAASKYSALHPVSGGGLVWLRWPISGALGETFVNPADMSGRPTLEYFNITKAKKSQLVDHLDWFAPSGDGSRLVVVDEGDLSAVPSTEVGDGDTTVWIDLRRILHEVDPAAEWRQAYEEAGRIIRAYFWDPEMSGVDWDGVLAQYRPLVERVASPDEFADLLRELLGELGTSHAYVSPARRNEGPPHYQRAMGLLGANLVCRDDGWMVKRILPGDSSDSKARSPLAGAGIREGAVLTHIDGRPVDPVTGPYPLLSAAGGTTVELTFEPEGEGRARRVAIVPLINERPLRYQDWVAKRRDVVRELSGGKCGYLHIPDMGGSGWAQFNRDLRLEVSRPALIVDVRGNAGGHISELVIEKLTRKILGWDLTRNAQPVSYTSNAPRGPVVALADEATSSDGDMITAAFKLLGLGPVVGQRTWGGVVGMTGRHALGDGTVITVPMNAGWFDAYGWGVENHGVSPDLDILRTPLDWAEGRHAQLDDAVRLALDLLERNPAAAPPDHSDVPDRRRPPLPPRP; encoded by the coding sequence GTGACCGACGAGCGCGACGACCTCCAGGACGACCACGCCTACCTGCGTTTTCCGCACCTCAGCGGCGATCGCCTCTGCTTCGCGGCCGAGGACGACCTGTGGATGGCGCCCCTCACCCCCGAGGGCTCACCCGCCGACCGGGCCTGGCGGCTCACCGTCGACCGTACGAAGGTGAGCCACCCCCGCTTCTCGCCGGACGGCCGCCACATCGCGTACACGACCTGGCGCAGCCTCGATCCGGAGATCCACCTCGCCCGGGTGGACGGCGGGCCCGCACGCCGTCTGACGTACTGGGGCAGCACCGACACCCGGGTCTGCGGCTGGTCCCCCGACGGCGACATCCTCGCCGTGTCCTCGCACGGCCAGCCGTTCTCGTACTTCTGCTGGGCCTACAGCGTGCCCACCGACGGTTCCCCCGGCGGCAAACTGCCCTGGGGCCCGGTCTGGGACATCGCGATCACCGACTCCCTCGCCGACGGCGACGGCGACCGCAAGACCCTGCTCCTGACGGGCAAGCCGCCCCACGAACCCGCCGCCTGGAAGCGGTACCGGGGCGGCGCGACCGGCCGCCTGTGGGTGCACGGCGAGCAGATCCTCGCCGACCTCGACGGGCACCTCGACTCCCCCATGTTCGTCGCGGGACGCATCGCGTTCCTCTCCGACCACGAGGGCGTCGGCAACCTCTACTCCTGCCTGCCCGACGGCTCCGACCTGCGCCGCCACACCGACCACGACACGTTCTACGCCCGCCACGCGTCCAGCGACGGCACCCGCGTCGTCTACCAGTGCGCGGGTGACATCTGGCTGGTCGACGGCCTCGCCGCGGACTCCGCGCCCCGCAGGCTCGACGTGCGGCTCGGCGGGCCGCGCGCCGGACGGCGGATCTACCAGGTGCCGGCCGCCCAGCACGTCGACGCGCTCTCCGTGGACACGACCGGCCGGGCCAGCGCCGTCGTCGTCCGCGGCTCCCTCTACTGGCTCACCCACCGCGACGGCCCCGCCCGCACCATCACCGACACCCCCGGCGTGCGCGTGCGACTGCCCGAGATGCTGGGCAAGGGCGGACAGGTCGCCTACGTCACCGACGCCGACGGCGAGGACGCCGTCGAGATCGCCTACCTGCCCCGGGCCAGCGGCGCCCGCGCACCCCGCAGGCTGGCGAGCGGGCAGCTCGGCCGCGTCCAGGAACTGGTGGCCGACCGCGACGGCGAACGTCTCGCCATCGCGTCCAACGACGGCCGCCTGCTCCTCATCGACGTCACGGAGGAATCCGACGGCGAGGTCACCGAGCTGATCCGCTCGATCAACGGACCCGTCCGGGACCTGGCATTCTCGCCCGACGGCTGCTGGCTGACCTGGTCGCACCCCGGCATCGGCCGCTCCCTGCGCCAGATCAAGCTGGCCCGTATCGCGGGCCCCGGCATGCGGGCGATCGCCGACGTCACCAACGGCCGCTTCGAGGACGAGAACCCCGTCTTCACCCGCGACGGCCGCTACCTCGCCTTTCTCTCCTGGCGCGGCTTCGACCCGGTCTACGACGTGCACACCGGCGACCTGTCCTTCCCGCTCGGCTGCCGCCCCTACCTCGTACCGCTGTCGTCGGCGACCCCGTCCCCGTTCGCGCTGCTGCCCGACGGGCGGCCCGCCGCGGGCGGCCTCGACCCGGCCGAGGGCAGCGGGGGCGACGGCACCACCATGGTGGAGATCGAGGGCCTGGAGTCACGGGTCACGCCGTTCCCCGTCGCCGCGTCGAAGTACTCGGCGCTGCACCCCGTCAGCGGCGGCGGCCTGGTCTGGCTGCGCTGGCCGATCTCGGGCGCGCTCGGCGAGACCTTCGTGAACCCCGCCGACATGTCCGGCCGCCCCACCCTTGAGTACTTCAACATCACCAAGGCCAAGAAGTCCCAGCTCGTCGACCACCTCGACTGGTTCGCGCCCAGCGGCGACGGATCGCGCCTCGTGGTCGTCGACGAGGGCGACCTGAGCGCCGTGCCCTCCACCGAGGTCGGCGACGGCGACACGACCGTCTGGATCGACCTGCGCCGCATCCTGCACGAGGTCGACCCGGCCGCCGAGTGGCGCCAGGCCTACGAGGAGGCGGGCCGGATCATCCGCGCCTACTTCTGGGACCCCGAGATGTCCGGCGTCGACTGGGACGGCGTCCTCGCGCAGTACCGTCCGCTGGTCGAACGGGTCGCGTCCCCCGACGAGTTCGCCGACCTGCTCCGCGAGCTCCTCGGCGAACTGGGCACCTCCCACGCGTACGTCTCCCCCGCCCGCCGCAACGAAGGCCCCCCGCACTACCAGCGCGCCATGGGGCTGCTCGGCGCCAACCTCGTGTGCAGGGACGACGGCTGGATGGTCAAGCGGATCCTGCCCGGCGACTCCTCCGACTCCAAGGCGCGCTCGCCGCTGGCCGGCGCGGGCATCCGGGAGGGCGCGGTCCTCACGCACATCGACGGCCGCCCGGTCGACCCGGTGACCGGCCCCTACCCGCTGCTCTCGGCGGCGGGCGGCACCACGGTCGAGCTGACCTTCGAACCCGAGGGCGAGGGGCGGGCCCGCCGGGTCGCGATCGTGCCCCTCATCAACGAACGCCCCCTGCGCTACCAGGACTGGGTCGCCAAACGCCGTGACGTCGTACGGGAGTTGAGCGGCGGCAAGTGCGGCTACCTGCACATCCCCGACATGGGCGGCTCGGGCTGGGCCCAGTTCAACCGGGACCTGCGCCTGGAGGTGTCACGGCCCGCGCTCATCGTCGACGTGCGCGGCAACGCGGGCGGCCACATCAGCGAACTCGTCATCGAGAAACTGACGCGGAAGATCCTCGGCTGGGACCTGACGCGGAACGCCCAGCCGGTGTCGTACACCTCGAACGCGCCCCGGGGGCCCGTCGTGGCGCTCGCCGACGAGGCGACGTCCTCCGACGGCGACATGATCACGGCGGCCTTCAAGCTGCTCGGGCTCGGGCCCGTCGTGGGGCAGCGCACGTGGGGCGGCGTGGTCGGCATGACCGGGCGGCACGCGCTCGGTGACGGCACGGTGATCACGGTGCCGATGAACGCGGGCTGGTTCGACGCGTACGGCTGGGGCGTGGAGAACCACGGCGTCAGCCCCGACCTCGACATCCTGCGCACTCCGCTGGACTGGGCGGAGGGGCGGCACGCACAGCTCGACGACGCGGTGCGGCTCGCCCTCGACCTCCTGGAGCGGAACCCGGCGGCCGCGCCCCCGGACCACTCGGACGTACCGGACCGGCGCCGCCCACCGCTGCCGCCCCGCCCGTGA
- a CDS encoding SDR family oxidoreductase — MSRVSLEGQVAVVTGAARGVGELLARKLSARGAKVALVGLEPDELKQVSERLHTESAHWHADVTDHVAMARVAQEVKQHFGKVDIVVANAGVASGGPFVESDADAWRRVIEVNLIGSAVTGRAFLPVLMESRGYLLQIASLAAITPAPMMTAYCASKSGVEAYAHALRAEVGYKGVKVGVGYLSWTDTDMVRGADQDDVMRELRQRLPWPSNKTYPLGPAVDRIVAGIERRSSHVYAQWWLRGMQGIRGYLPSVIGAVGQREMKRFEPRLGSVSTGLVGAGGSADEQARAVS; from the coding sequence ATGAGCAGGGTCAGCCTCGAAGGACAGGTCGCGGTCGTCACGGGTGCGGCGCGCGGAGTCGGTGAACTGCTCGCGCGCAAGCTGTCGGCGCGCGGCGCGAAGGTCGCCCTCGTGGGCCTGGAGCCGGACGAGCTGAAGCAGGTGTCGGAGCGGCTGCACACCGAGTCCGCGCACTGGCACGCCGACGTCACCGACCATGTGGCGATGGCGCGGGTCGCGCAGGAGGTCAAGCAGCACTTCGGCAAGGTCGACATCGTCGTCGCCAACGCGGGCGTGGCCAGCGGCGGCCCGTTCGTGGAGTCCGACGCGGACGCGTGGCGCCGCGTCATCGAGGTCAACCTCATCGGCAGCGCGGTGACGGGCCGGGCCTTCCTGCCCGTCCTCATGGAGAGCCGTGGCTATCTGCTGCAGATCGCGTCGCTCGCCGCGATCACTCCGGCGCCGATGATGACGGCGTACTGCGCGTCGAAGTCGGGCGTGGAGGCGTACGCGCACGCGCTGCGGGCCGAGGTCGGCTACAAGGGCGTGAAGGTCGGCGTCGGCTATCTGTCCTGGACGGACACGGACATGGTGCGGGGCGCCGACCAGGACGACGTGATGCGGGAGTTGCGGCAGCGGCTGCCGTGGCCGTCCAACAAGACGTATCCGCTGGGTCCCGCCGTGGACCGGATCGTGGCGGGCATCGAGCGCCGCTCCAGCCACGTGTACGCGCAGTGGTGGCTGCGGGGCATGCAGGGCATCCGGGGCTACCTGCCGTCGGTCATCGGGGCGGTCGGGCAGCGCGAGATGAAGCGGTTCGAACCGCGGCTCGGCAGCGTGTCGACGGGACTCGTCGGGGCGGGCGGCTCGGCGGACGAGCAGGCGCGCGCGGTGAGTTGA